In a single window of the Ancylobacter polymorphus genome:
- a CDS encoding LysR substrate-binding domain-containing protein yields MSERPLDLGWMRVFEAVGRLGSLTAAARALGLSQPAVSYVVRELETQLGTPLLLRGHRGSTLSPAGEVLHRASAAAVAEIDGAARAVRRLSRRPVVRLFTDYGFASFWMMPRVAAFRQVRPETDVHIIASTSADPGLDGAEDVAVLFGARRDFPLESVHLVEERIWPVCSPAFAARHGLGGDPARLGNLPLLHLESTPHPRWFGWSDWFAAMGLARGPAASDLSLNTYGLVVQAAMADQGVALGWAGLIDGALVDGTLVAVGPPLARGETGYWLVPGPSLSDPARDLIDWILREAQAAPLPDPPLTPAREKAS; encoded by the coding sequence ATGTCTGAGCGACCTCTCGACCTTGGCTGGATGCGTGTGTTCGAGGCGGTGGGGCGGCTCGGCTCCCTCACCGCCGCGGCGCGCGCGCTCGGCCTGTCGCAACCGGCGGTGAGCTATGTGGTGCGCGAGCTCGAAACCCAGCTCGGCACGCCGCTTCTGCTGCGCGGCCATCGCGGCAGCACGCTCTCCCCCGCCGGCGAGGTGCTGCACCGGGCGAGCGCGGCGGCGGTGGCGGAAATCGACGGCGCCGCCCGCGCGGTGCGCCGGCTCAGCCGCCGCCCCGTGGTGCGGCTGTTCACCGATTACGGCTTCGCCTCGTTCTGGATGATGCCGCGCGTCGCCGCCTTCCGGCAGGTGCGGCCGGAAACCGATGTGCACATCATCGCCTCCACCAGCGCCGATCCCGGGCTCGACGGGGCGGAGGATGTCGCCGTGCTGTTCGGCGCCCGGCGCGACTTTCCGCTGGAGAGCGTGCATCTGGTGGAGGAACGCATCTGGCCGGTGTGCAGCCCGGCCTTCGCCGCCCGCCACGGCCTCGGCGGCGATCCGGCGCGCCTCGGCAATCTGCCGCTGCTGCATCTGGAAAGCACGCCGCACCCGCGCTGGTTCGGCTGGAGCGACTGGTTTGCGGCGATGGGGCTGGCGCGCGGCCCGGCGGCGAGCGATCTCAGCCTCAACACCTACGGCCTCGTGGTGCAGGCGGCGATGGCGGACCAGGGCGTCGCGCTCGGCTGGGCCGGGCTGATCGACGGCGCGCTGGTCGACGGCACGCTCGTGGCGGTCGGCCCGCCTCTGGCGCGGGGCGAGACCGGCTATTGGCTGGTGCCCGGCCCCTCTCTGTCCGATCCCGCCCGCGACCTCATCGACTGGATCCTGCGCGAGGCACAGGCGGCGCCGCTGCCGGACCCGCCGCTCACCCCCGCGCGCGAAAAAGCTTCTTGA
- a CDS encoding transporter substrate-binding domain-containing protein, with translation MFSTTGPYNVVARSMLNGALLAVAERPAPGITIEPVVVNPGGELPRYASLSRELLHDGIRHVVGCYTSSSRKEVIPCFEKHDGLLWYPSHYEGFESSGNVIYTGASPNQHVLPLVDHALATLGTSAFCVGSNYIWAWENTRIFREAMTARGARVLAERYVPVGDTEIDQVVEAILEARPAFVFNNLIGTSNYAFFRAFRAACAARGIDQRTTFPVVSCTLSEPELEEIGQEAVDGHLSSSVYFSSLASPANAAFTRFYDETFPDGPTTSADAEASYIAMKLLILSLAESGTDDVETVKEAATRQHLLAPQGEVRIDPQTLHAYLTPRIGISNAQARFDILVEEPGPVRPDPYLVQSSPRYAVAARNATLRVVK, from the coding sequence ATGTTCTCGACCACGGGACCCTATAATGTGGTCGCGCGCTCGATGCTGAACGGCGCCCTGCTGGCGGTGGCGGAGCGCCCGGCGCCCGGAATCACCATCGAGCCTGTCGTGGTCAATCCCGGCGGCGAGCTTCCCCGCTATGCCTCGCTCAGCCGGGAGCTTCTGCATGACGGCATCCGCCACGTCGTCGGCTGCTACACCTCGTCGAGCCGCAAGGAAGTCATTCCCTGTTTCGAGAAGCATGACGGCCTGCTCTGGTACCCCTCGCATTATGAGGGCTTCGAGAGCTCCGGCAATGTCATCTACACCGGCGCCTCGCCCAACCAGCATGTGCTGCCGCTGGTCGATCACGCGCTGGCGACGCTCGGCACTTCCGCCTTCTGCGTCGGCTCCAACTATATCTGGGCGTGGGAGAACACCCGCATCTTCCGCGAGGCGATGACCGCGCGCGGTGCCCGCGTGCTGGCCGAACGCTATGTGCCGGTCGGCGACACCGAGATCGACCAGGTGGTCGAGGCCATTCTGGAAGCGCGCCCGGCCTTCGTGTTCAACAATCTCATCGGCACCAGCAACTACGCCTTCTTCCGCGCCTTCCGCGCCGCCTGCGCCGCGCGCGGCATCGACCAGCGCACGACCTTTCCCGTGGTTTCCTGCACCCTGTCCGAGCCGGAGCTGGAAGAGATCGGCCAGGAAGCGGTGGACGGACACCTGTCCTCCTCGGTCTATTTCTCCTCCCTCGCCTCGCCCGCCAACGCCGCCTTCACCCGCTTCTATGACGAGACCTTCCCCGACGGCCCCACCACCTCGGCCGACGCGGAAGCCTCCTATATCGCGATGAAGCTGCTCATCCTTTCGCTGGCGGAGAGCGGCACGGATGATGTGGAGACGGTGAAGGAAGCCGCCACCCGCCAGCATCTGCTCGCCCCGCAGGGCGAGGTGCGCATCGACCCGCAGACGCTGCACGCCTATCTCACGCCACGAATCGGCATTTCCAATGCGCAGGCGCGCTTCGACATTCTGGTCGAAGAGCCCGGCCCGGTCCGGCCCGACCCCTATCTCGTCCAGTCCTCGCCGCGTTACGCGGTCGCTGCCCGCAACGCGACACTGAGAGTGGTGAAGTGA
- a CDS encoding ANTAR domain-containing response regulator: MAPRLLQNFNGGRAHIVTSSLTAVEALEKTLGKLGVATVYPALVDGRAQIDLAALQPERDILFIDGDLDNPVALDTDAGAHHPPVPVIGLVGVEAPSRLKHLVQIGASAFLRKPVQGGAVYTALFLGINQFLLRGDLRARLDDMDRRRRGRRAVVKAIIARMNEAGVDDDEAYEWLRRESMRSRQTLEAYCEAFVTARAGPLDEPVQFRPAEPSAGKR; the protein is encoded by the coding sequence ATGGCACCTCGGCTGCTGCAGAACTTCAATGGCGGGCGGGCGCACATCGTCACGTCGAGCCTCACCGCGGTGGAAGCGCTGGAAAAGACGCTGGGCAAGCTCGGCGTCGCCACCGTCTATCCCGCCCTCGTCGACGGGCGGGCGCAGATCGACCTCGCGGCGCTGCAGCCCGAGCGCGACATCCTGTTCATCGACGGCGATCTCGACAATCCGGTGGCGCTCGACACCGATGCGGGGGCGCATCATCCCCCCGTTCCGGTCATCGGCCTTGTCGGTGTCGAGGCGCCGAGCCGGCTCAAGCACCTGGTGCAGATCGGCGCCTCCGCCTTCCTGCGCAAGCCGGTGCAGGGCGGCGCGGTCTACACCGCGCTGTTCCTCGGCATCAACCAGTTCCTGTTGCGGGGCGACCTCCGGGCCCGCCTCGACGACATGGATCGCCGCCGGCGGGGTCGCCGCGCGGTGGTCAAGGCCATCATCGCCCGCATGAATGAGGCGGGCGTGGATGACGACGAGGCCTATGAATGGCTTCGGCGCGAAAGCATGCGCTCGCGGCAGACCCTTGAGGCCTATTGCGAGGCGTTCGTGACGGCGAGGGCTGGCCCCCTCGATGAACCCGTGCAGTTCCGCCCGGCGGAGCCCAGCGCGGGAAAAAGATAA